In Perca fluviatilis chromosome 14, GENO_Pfluv_1.0, whole genome shotgun sequence, a genomic segment contains:
- the LOC120572556 gene encoding low affinity immunoglobulin gamma Fc region receptor III-like, which yields MEATALCIRLLMNVLMLLVAQVDLNYSQESEAVIVRTKLQFFEYSSISINCEGFNTTTGWTVMRMIKGTGKVSECVSTWVTTPASVCAIKPVYSTDSGEYWCETGEERSNTVNITITAGGVILESPALPVMEPDAVTLRCRSHMSSSALIAEFYKDDLPIGTSSTGEMTLRAVSKSNEGLYKCSISEFGESPQSWLAVRAIMLPTNGICSPWN from the exons ATGGAGGCCACAGCTCTCTGCATCAGACTGT TGATGAATGTGTTGATGCTGCTGGTTGCACAAGTTGACCTTAATTATTCTCAGGAAAGTG AAGCTGTGATTGTTCGAACCAAACTGCAGTTCTTTGAATACAGCTCCATCTCTATTAACTGTGAGGGTTTTAACACCACGACTGGGTGGACTGTCATGAGAATGATCAAGGGAACGGGAAAGGTCAGCGAGTGTGTCAGTACCTGGGTGACAACACCAGCATCCGTCTGCGCCATCAAACCCGTTTATTCAACAGACAGTGGAGAGTACTGGTGTGAGACTGGAGAAGAGAGAAGCAACACTGTCAATATCACTATCACCG ctGGGGGTGTGATCCTGGAGAGTCCTGCTCTCCCTGTGATGGAGCCTG ACGCTGTGACTCTGCGCTGTAGAAGCCACATGTCCTCCTCAGCCCTCATAGCGGAGTTCTATAAAGATGACCTCCCCATCGGCACCAGCTCCACAGGAGAGATGACCCTCCGTGCTGTTTCTAAATCTAACGAAGGACTTTACAAGTGCAGCATCTCTGAGTTTGGAGAGTCCCCACAGAGCTGGCTGGCTGTCAGAG CCATTATGCTGCCCACTAATGGGATCTGCTCCCCATGGAACTAA
- the LOC120573589 gene encoding low affinity immunoglobulin gamma Fc region receptor II-c-like — MEVTALCIRLLVNGLLLLTAQAQSSYYIQKADAVFPRIDPNRLQFFEYESISFYCEGFHGPTEWRVMKKIPSNTTQWATSKGFLNIKVAFESHSGEYWCENGEGERSNSVNITVTAGDVILECPAVPVMEQQTITLRCRKKVTSDSLAADFYKDGHFSETGYTSQITIHNVSKSNEGLYKCKISGFRRASPESRLAVTETTPQVLLSVVGLLCCRKHRVACFSSEMPTTGSDPVCEHANVAEPHCQIYANVPEHRTKRGRREPKH; from the exons ATGGAAGTCACAGCACTGTGCATCAGACTGT TGGTGAATGGACTGTTGCTGCTCACTGCTCAAGCTCAGAGCAGTTACTATATTCAGAAAGCTG ATGCAGTTTTTCCTCGTATTGATCCAAACAGACTGCAGTTCTTTGAATATGAATCCATCTCATTTTATTGTGAGGGGTTTCACGGTCCAACGGAATGGAGAGTGATGAAAAAGATTCCCTCGAATACTACTCAATGGGCTACATCGAAAGGGTTCTTGAACATTAAAGTAGCCTTTGAATCACACAGTGGAGAATACTGGTGTGAaaatggagagggagagagaagcaaCAGCGTTAACATCACGGTTACTG CTGGTGATGTGATCCTGGAGTGTCCTGCTGTCCCTGTGATGGAACAACAGACTATTACTCTGCGCTGTAGAAAAAAGGTGACATCCGACAGCCTCGCAGCCGATTTCTACAAAGATGGCCACTTCAGTGAGACTGGATACACAAGCCAGATAACCATTCACAATGTTTCCAAGTCCAATGAAGGACTTTACAAGTGCAAAATCAGTGGATTTCGAAGAGCATCACCAGAGAGTAGGCTGGCTGTCACAG AGACAACACCTCAAG TGTTGCTGTCGGTGGTGGGACTACTTTGCTGTCGGAAACATAGAG TTGCATGCTTTTCCTCTGAGATGCCAACAACAGGATCAGACCCAG ttTGTGAACATGCCAATGTAGCTGAACCACATTGTCAAATATATGCTAATGTGCCAGAACACCGGACAAAAAGAG GTCGCCGAGAGCCAAAACACTGA